One Oryza brachyantha chromosome 3, ObraRS2, whole genome shotgun sequence DNA segment encodes these proteins:
- the LOC102704787 gene encoding UPF0481 protein At3g47200-like, which yields MEEDGGSDARVVESMRRLLDAVPPGDDDPHTIFRLPAAVRERHRDLYEPKVVSVGPYYHGSNGLGAAQRHKWRLLRDFLSRSAAAGLGAYVRAAREVEAEARRCYAEGFDMGADEFAEMLVLDGCFLLEFFLRKSEGQLAAPGGAKWAWQHMYHDVLLLENQIPFLVVEKMHGVAFAGEDGPDRDALLDIFCKAFAGDLPSSRIIRPASDKTIHHLLHLHYECNVRNPAVDSEKARNGGEANGGASSLAIWKQPPVPSPRSGGDGAVKGRMTSMIPPAAKMEEAGVTFKRRATPRDVFDVSFRYGVLHMPAFVVDESVKVLLANLVAFEQGGGRAARKLDGGNLMTGFVALVGSLVNARRDVEVLRRSGILHCMITDEEAVAYFSHVVQYTTMDYDRHLLACLFRDIREHCHWNR from the coding sequence atggaggaggacggcggcagcgacgcgcGGGTGGTGGAGTCCATGCGGCGGCTACTCGACGCTGTGCCGCCGGGGGACGACGACCCGCACACCATCTTCCGCCTCCCCGCGGCCGTGCGCGAGCGGCACCGCGACCTGTACGAGCCCAAGGTCGTGTCCGTGGGGCCGTACTACCACGGCAGCAACGGGCTCGGCGCCGCGCAGCGGCACAAGTGGCGCCTCCTCCGCGACTTCCTGTcgcggagcgccgccgccgggctcgGGGCCTACGTGCGTGCCGCGCGGGAGGTCGAGGCCGAGGCGCGCCGGTGCTACGCTGAGGGGTTCGACATGGGCGCCGATGAGTTTGCTGAGATGCTGGTGCTCGACGGCTGCTTTTTGCTCGAATTCTTCCTGAGGAAGAGCGAGGGGCAGCTCGCGGCGCCCGGGGGCGCCAAGTGGGCGTGGCAACACATGTACCACGATGTCCTCCTCCTGGAGAATCAGATCCCGTTCCTCGTCGTCGAGAAGATGCACGGcgtcgccttcgccggcgAGGATGGACCCGACCGGGACGCGCTCCTCGACATCTTCTGCAAGGCGTTCGCCGGCGACCTGCCTTCGAGCCGCATCATACGGCCGGCGAGCGACAAGACCATCCACCACCTGCTGCACCTGCACTACGAGTGCAACGTCCGCAACCCGGCCGTGGACAGCGAGAAGGCGCGTAACGGCGGGGAAGCCAACGGCGGCGCGTCATCGCTGGCCATCTGGAAGCAGCCGCCCGTCCCGTCACcgcgctccggcggcgacggcgcggtgaAAGGGCGGATGACGTCGATGATCCCGCCGGCGGCAAAGATGGAGGAGGCCGGCGTCACGTTCAAGCGGAGGGCTACCCCGCGCGACGTGTTCGACGTGAGCTTCCGGTACGGCGTGCTGCACATGCCGGCGTTCGTGGTGGACGAGAGCGTCAAGGTGCTCCTCGCGAACCTGGTGGCGTTCGAgcagggcggcggccgcgcggcgaGGAAGCTGGACGGGGGCAACCTGATGACGGGGTTCGTGGCGCTAGTGGGGTCGCTGGTGAACGCGCGGCGGGACGTGGAGGTGCTCCGCCGCAGCGGGATCCTGCACTGCATGATCACCGACGAGGAAGCCGTGGCGTACTTCAGCCACGTGGTGCAGTACACGACCATGGACTACGACCGGCACCTGCTCGCTTGCCTGTTCCGAGACATCCGGGAGCACTGCCACTGGAACAGATGA
- the LOC102702735 gene encoding calcium-binding protein CP1, which translates to MCPGGRYAGLDVPAACGPGDLRPAFDVLDVDRDGRISREDLKSFYAGAATSERFDDEDIAAMIAAADADNDGFVQYDEFERLLGRAAAGAGCRPAMEDVLRMMDRDGDGKVGFDDLKAYLGWAGMPAADEEIRAMIRVAGGGDGDGCVGLEELAVVLGCSPKNWNGSSLTLH; encoded by the coding sequence ATGTGTCCCGGAGGCAGGTACGCGGGCCTCGACGTCCCCGCCGCTTGCGGCCCCGGCGACCTGCGCCCGGCGTTCGACGTGCTGGACGTGGACCGCGACGGCCGCATCAGCCGGGAGGACCTCAAGTCCTTCTACGCCGGAGCGGCCACCAGCGAGCGGTTCGACGACGAGGACATCGCCGCcatgatcgccgccgccgacgccgacaaCGACGGGTTCGTGCAGTACGACGAGTTCGAGCGCCTGCtggggcgcgccgccgcgggagcCGGGTGCCGGCCCGCGATGGAGGACGTGCTCCGGATGATGGACCGCGACGGGGACGGCAAGGTGGGGTTCGATGACCTTAAGGCGTACCTTGGCTGGGCCGGGATGCCGGCGGCAGACGAGGAGATCCGCGCCATGATacgcgtggccggcggcggcgacggtgacggttGCGTGGGGCTCGAggagctcgccgtcgtcctcggctGCTCGCCCAAAAATTGGAACGGATCCTCTCTAACTCTGCATTGA